A single genomic interval of Spirosoma taeanense harbors:
- the lptB gene encoding LPS export ABC transporter ATP-binding protein, with protein MILRTENLIKKYGARLVNNNVSYQVSQGEIVGLLGPNGAGKTTSFYMAVGLVKPNSGKVFIDDIDVTDLPMYKRARLGLGYLAQEASVFRDLSVEENVLAVLEMTDLPKKQQKEKVEELLDEFSLTHVRKSKGKVLSGGERRRTEIARALAVDPKFILLDEPFAGVDPIAVEDIQSIVAKLKHRNIGILITDHNVNETLSITDRAYLLFEGKILKQGSAEELANDEQVRRLYLGQHFELKRKV; from the coding sequence ATGATCTTAAGAACCGAAAACTTAATCAAGAAATACGGGGCGCGGCTGGTCAATAACAACGTTTCCTACCAGGTGTCCCAGGGCGAAATTGTGGGCTTGCTTGGGCCGAACGGGGCTGGCAAAACGACTTCGTTCTATATGGCCGTTGGTCTGGTAAAACCCAACAGCGGTAAGGTGTTTATCGACGACATCGACGTAACGGATCTGCCGATGTATAAACGGGCGCGGCTCGGCCTGGGCTATCTGGCGCAGGAAGCCTCGGTATTCCGTGATCTGTCGGTCGAGGAAAACGTGCTGGCCGTGCTCGAAATGACGGACCTGCCCAAAAAACAGCAGAAAGAAAAAGTAGAAGAACTGCTCGACGAGTTTAGCCTGACCCACGTCCGTAAGAGCAAAGGCAAGGTCTTGTCGGGGGGAGAACGCCGACGCACTGAAATTGCCCGCGCGCTGGCGGTAGACCCGAAATTTATTCTGCTGGATGAACCTTTCGCGGGCGTCGACCCGATTGCCGTAGAAGATATCCAGAGCATTGTGGCCAAGCTCAAACACCGCAACATCGGTATCCTTATTACCGATCATAACGTCAACGAAACGCTGTCCATCACCGACCGGGCCTATCTGCTGTTTGAAGGCAAGATTCTGAAGCAGGGCTCGGCCGAAGAACTCGCTAACGACGAACAGGTTCGACGGCTGTATTTAGGTCAGCATTTCGAACTTAAGCGAAAAGTATAA
- a CDS encoding LLM class flavin-dependent oxidoreductase has product MLQTITSVPVRTSDRVAEIAWFCDLCGGDTEFLGQLDPTRRSSFEHCRDILLTAERQGFKNILLPTSYVVGQEPIAFASAVAQLTHDISLLVAIRTGEFHPPMLARAISTLDHLLEGRLTINIINSDLPGYKEDGPTRYQRCTETIEILRQGWTGDRIVHDGPVYGQLNMPAEPVKSYQQNGGPLLYFGGIADGAREVCARHCDVFLMWPEKEESLYATMQDVSARADRHGRTIDFGLRIHVVVRETEAEARAYTRLLMSKFDAQQAEALKQRTQDGKSLGVLRQDEMRKEADEDGFVEPILWTGIGRARSGAGGALVGTPEQIIAQLNRYMDMGIRAFIFSGYPLIEECEYFGKLVLPHLPNVRLGDVQSRRPTETPATPLTYSQLAY; this is encoded by the coding sequence ATGCTTCAAACCATTACATCTGTTCCCGTCCGCACCAGCGACCGTGTGGCCGAAATCGCCTGGTTCTGCGATCTGTGCGGGGGCGATACCGAGTTTCTGGGCCAGCTTGACCCGACCCGGCGGAGTAGTTTTGAACACTGCCGCGACATTCTACTGACCGCCGAGCGGCAGGGATTCAAGAATATCCTCCTGCCAACGTCATACGTGGTAGGGCAGGAGCCGATTGCCTTTGCCTCGGCCGTGGCGCAGTTGACTCACGACATCAGTTTACTGGTGGCAATCCGGACGGGCGAGTTTCATCCGCCCATGCTGGCGCGGGCCATCAGTACGCTCGATCACCTGCTCGAAGGTCGTTTGACTATTAACATCATTAATTCTGATTTGCCCGGCTACAAAGAGGATGGACCTACGCGCTACCAGCGTTGCACCGAAACCATTGAGATTCTCCGGCAGGGCTGGACTGGTGACCGTATCGTACACGATGGACCGGTTTACGGTCAGCTAAATATGCCTGCTGAACCCGTAAAATCCTATCAGCAAAATGGTGGTCCGCTGCTCTATTTCGGCGGTATTGCCGATGGCGCGCGTGAGGTCTGCGCCCGGCACTGCGACGTATTTCTGATGTGGCCTGAGAAAGAGGAAAGCCTTTATGCCACCATGCAGGATGTATCGGCGCGGGCGGACCGCCATGGCCGGACCATCGACTTTGGGCTTCGTATTCACGTAGTGGTGCGCGAAACCGAAGCCGAAGCGCGGGCGTATACCCGGCTGCTGATGAGCAAATTCGACGCGCAGCAGGCCGAAGCGCTTAAGCAACGCACCCAGGACGGTAAATCGCTGGGCGTTCTGCGACAGGACGAGATGCGTAAAGAAGCCGACGAAGACGGCTTTGTCGAGCCCATTCTCTGGACTGGTATCGGCCGGGCGCGGTCGGGGGCGGGCGGTGCGCTGGTTGGCACGCCGGAGCAGATTATCGCACAACTCAACCGCTATATGGACATGGGTATCCGGGCGTTCATTTTCTCGGGCTATCCACTCATCGAAGAATGTGAATACTTCGGTAAACTGGTTTTACCGCATCTGCCTAATGTCCGCCTGGGCGATGTGCAGAGCCGTAGACCAACCGAAACACCCGCAACCCCGTTGACGTATAGTCAGTTAGCCTACTAA
- a CDS encoding fumarylacetoacetate hydrolase family protein, with amino-acid sequence MKLYKTQSGIVIEHEDGFYRAETREWDQLVNQDNLFARLQQMVASSEASGEYRSWTETGLLAPIGRQEVWASGVTYLRSRNARMEESKKSGGDNFYDRVYDAERPELFFKSTPERVVGPGGGVRIRQDSTWDVPEPELTLFITSSGRIVGYTCGNDMSSRSIEGENPLYLPQAKTYDGSAALGPCLYVPETPIDPDTQIELEIRRDEQTVFTSSIGIDQMKRQHTELVSFLFRECSFPYGCYLMTGTGIVPPDSFTLQSGDEISITIGGIGTLTNTVS; translated from the coding sequence ATGAAACTTTATAAAACCCAGTCCGGCATTGTGATCGAGCATGAGGACGGATTCTACCGCGCCGAAACCAGAGAATGGGACCAACTCGTTAATCAGGATAATCTGTTTGCCCGGCTGCAGCAGATGGTAGCCTCGTCGGAAGCCTCAGGCGAATATCGATCCTGGACCGAAACCGGCTTGCTGGCCCCTATCGGTCGGCAGGAGGTGTGGGCGTCCGGGGTTACGTATCTCCGCAGCCGAAATGCCCGCATGGAGGAGTCGAAAAAGTCGGGTGGCGATAATTTCTACGACCGGGTTTACGACGCCGAACGTCCGGAGCTTTTCTTCAAATCGACGCCCGAGCGCGTTGTCGGGCCGGGCGGTGGCGTTCGCATTCGGCAGGACTCTACCTGGGACGTACCCGAGCCAGAACTCACGCTCTTCATTACGTCGTCGGGCAGGATTGTCGGCTACACCTGCGGCAATGATATGAGTTCGCGGAGTATCGAAGGCGAGAATCCGCTGTATCTGCCCCAGGCTAAAACCTACGACGGCAGCGCGGCCCTGGGCCCCTGTCTGTATGTACCCGAAACGCCGATAGACCCCGATACCCAGATTGAGCTGGAGATAAGACGGGATGAGCAGACTGTATTTACGAGTAGCATCGGCATTGATCAGATGAAGCGGCAACATACCGAATTGGTATCGTTCCTGTTTCGGGAGTGCTCATTCCCCTATGGCTGTTACCTGATGACCGGCACGGGCATTGTTCCGCCCGATAGCTTTACGCTGCAATCGGGCGATGAAATCAGCATTACTATCGGCGGCATTGGCACGTTGACGAACACAGTCAGTTGA
- a CDS encoding S8 family peptidase: MFQPTKIALMLPLLLAAACQPNDLVKQEPSPRSASSARAASNRFIVTFKESADLDQLFPNDNDDYDGRLAKMRGFIAQRISSGIAQRAERIYTYALRGFALSLSEQEATYLRALPLVESVTPDITVALGPMTQNVSVQATQTIPWGITRIGGFKNYITPTRRAWIIDTGIDFDHPDLNVDVANSRGFVWYPSSGDDDHYHGTHVAGTVAAKNNDFGVVGVAAGAKVVAVKVLDYSGSGSYSEVIAGVDYVGVKGKEGDVANMSLGGPAYQPLDDAVKRVSQMCGVRFSLAAGNSAANANYFSPARANGPNIVTISSMNINDVLASSSNWGNPPVDFAAPGVNVLSTLPNGTYGYLSGTSMAAPHAAGIMLVNGGKIYTSGTVHGDPDGNPDKIAALKWSSGQL, encoded by the coding sequence ATGTTCCAGCCTACAAAAATTGCTCTTATGCTGCCGCTTCTGCTGGCAGCCGCCTGCCAGCCCAATGACCTGGTTAAACAGGAGCCCTCGCCCCGCTCAGCCTCCTCAGCCCGGGCTGCCAGCAACCGCTTCATCGTCACCTTTAAGGAAAGCGCAGACCTGGATCAACTCTTTCCTAATGACAACGATGACTATGACGGACGACTGGCTAAGATGCGCGGCTTCATCGCCCAGCGGATTAGCAGTGGCATTGCTCAGCGAGCTGAGCGCATCTATACCTACGCCCTGCGTGGCTTTGCGCTGTCATTGAGTGAGCAGGAAGCCACTTACCTACGAGCGCTGCCGTTGGTTGAATCGGTAACCCCCGACATAACCGTTGCACTTGGGCCGATGACGCAGAATGTGAGTGTACAGGCCACCCAGACCATACCCTGGGGCATTACCCGCATTGGCGGTTTTAAGAACTACATAACCCCCACGCGCCGGGCCTGGATCATTGATACGGGCATTGACTTTGACCATCCGGACCTAAATGTGGATGTGGCCAACAGCCGGGGGTTTGTCTGGTATCCATCCTCGGGCGATGATGATCACTATCACGGCACACACGTAGCCGGTACGGTGGCGGCCAAGAACAACGACTTTGGCGTAGTCGGTGTAGCGGCAGGGGCAAAGGTGGTAGCCGTAAAGGTGTTAGATTACAGCGGCTCCGGCTCGTATTCTGAGGTCATTGCTGGTGTTGATTACGTGGGTGTCAAAGGCAAAGAAGGCGATGTCGCTAACATGAGTTTAGGTGGACCAGCCTATCAGCCCTTGGACGATGCAGTTAAACGGGTGTCTCAGATGTGTGGCGTTCGGTTTTCGCTGGCTGCGGGAAATTCAGCCGCTAACGCGAATTACTTCTCGCCGGCACGGGCCAACGGACCCAACATCGTGACAATTTCGTCTATGAACATAAATGATGTATTGGCTAGTTCCTCAAACTGGGGTAATCCGCCCGTTGACTTTGCTGCACCGGGCGTAAATGTGTTATCCACATTGCCTAATGGCACTTACGGCTATCTGAGCGGCACATCGATGGCGGCTCCGCATGCAGCGGGGATCATGCTGGTCAACGGCGGCAAGATTTATACCAGCGGTACGGTGCATGGCGATCCGGATGGCAACCCGGACAAGATTGCGGCCCTGAAATGGTCGAGCGGGCAATTGTAA
- a CDS encoding S8 family serine peptidase: MFQSTKSAFVALALPLLLAAACQPNDLVKQEPSPRSASSARAASNRFIVTFKESADLDRLFPDDNDNYEGRLAAMRSFISQRINAGIAQRAERIYTYALRGFALPLTEEEATFLRALPSVEAVTSDGVVTLSPTTKNVSAQSTQTIPWGITRIGGFVNYITPTRRAWIIDTGVDYDHPDLNVDVANSRGFVWYTSSGDDDHYHGTHVAGTVAARNNDFGVVGVAAGAKVVAVKVLDYYGSGYWSDVIAGIDYVGTKGKAGDVANMSLGGGAYQPVDNAVVRVSKKGIRFSLAAGNSYSNANYFSPARANGPNIVTISAMDINDNFAWFSNWGNPPIDFAAPGVDVLSTFPGGYYGYLSGTSMAAPHVAGIMLVNGGKIYTSGTVHNDPDGNPDKIAALKWSNGQL, translated from the coding sequence ATGTTCCAATCTACAAAATCCGCGTTCGTCGCCCTTGCGCTGCCGCTTCTGCTGGCAGCCGCCTGCCAGCCCAATGATCTGGTTAAACAGGAGCCCTCGCCCCGCTCAGCCTCCTCAGCCCGGGCTGCCAGCAACCGCTTCATCGTCACCTTTAAGGAAAGCGCGGATCTGGACCGGCTCTTTCCGGACGACAATGATAACTATGAAGGTCGGCTGGCAGCCATGCGCAGCTTTATCTCCCAGCGTATAAATGCTGGGATTGCTCAGCGGGCCGAGCGCATCTACACGTATGCTCTGCGTGGATTTGCCCTCCCGTTAACCGAAGAGGAAGCCACCTTTCTGCGGGCGCTGCCTTCGGTTGAAGCTGTTACGTCAGATGGTGTAGTTACTCTGAGCCCGACGACCAAGAACGTAAGTGCCCAGTCCACGCAGACCATACCCTGGGGTATCACCCGTATTGGTGGGTTTGTTAACTACATTACGCCAACCCGCCGGGCCTGGATCATCGACACTGGCGTTGACTATGATCATCCAGACCTGAATGTGGACGTGGCTAACAGCCGGGGGTTTGTGTGGTATACATCCTCGGGCGATGATGATCACTATCATGGCACGCACGTAGCGGGCACAGTAGCGGCCAGGAACAACGACTTTGGCGTGGTAGGCGTCGCGGCTGGAGCCAAAGTCGTGGCCGTGAAGGTCCTGGATTACTATGGCTCTGGTTACTGGTCAGACGTAATTGCTGGTATTGATTATGTCGGCACGAAAGGCAAAGCGGGTGATGTAGCTAATATGAGTTTAGGTGGAGGAGCCTATCAACCAGTGGATAATGCCGTTGTAAGAGTGTCCAAAAAAGGAATTCGTTTCTCGCTGGCTGCCGGGAATTCTTACTCTAATGCGAATTACTTCTCGCCGGCACGGGCTAATGGGCCCAATATCGTAACGATCTCAGCTATGGACATCAATGATAACTTTGCCTGGTTCTCAAACTGGGGTAACCCGCCGATTGATTTTGCTGCACCCGGTGTAGATGTGTTGTCAACCTTCCCAGGTGGTTATTATGGCTACCTAAGTGGTACGTCGATGGCGGCACCACACGTAGCGGGTATCATGCTGGTCAATGGTGGCAAGATTTATACCAGTGGTACGGTGCATAATGATCCGGATGGTAACCCGGATAAGATTGCGGCTCTGAAGTGGTCGAACGGGCAGTTATAG
- a CDS encoding LytR/AlgR family response regulator transcription factor — protein sequence MNYQQICLLIIDDDEQAALDLKLAVDSPRHIVIGIATTMAKALAIFEHQRVDIVLVSSSSNSHNGVRIARQLDALRAIPVLILTDQPVTGPIDSDLTATYLVKSVSAETVRAAIDKALTQFNQRLSVWIQHPSATNPESSRETILQANDQLFIKQNYQFIRLPLAELIYLEADASYTTLVTTTRKYVLRLTLHALLKRLSWPSLVRVHRSYAVNVNRIDFFSSDEVNLCGQSIPLGRSYKDEFLQQFMVR from the coding sequence ATGAACTATCAACAAATTTGTCTACTGATTATCGACGATGATGAGCAAGCTGCTTTGGACTTAAAGTTAGCGGTCGATAGCCCACGGCACATAGTGATCGGTATAGCCACGACAATGGCAAAGGCTCTGGCTATTTTTGAGCATCAGCGCGTAGACATAGTGCTCGTAAGCAGTTCGTCGAACAGCCATAACGGCGTTCGTATAGCGCGGCAATTAGACGCCCTCCGGGCAATACCCGTTCTAATTCTGACTGATCAGCCTGTAACTGGACCGATAGATTCTGACCTCACGGCTACTTATCTCGTCAAATCCGTTTCTGCTGAGACAGTACGTGCAGCCATTGATAAAGCATTAACTCAGTTCAATCAGCGATTATCGGTCTGGATACAGCACCCATCAGCTACGAATCCCGAATCTTCCCGAGAAACCATTCTACAGGCAAACGACCAGCTTTTCATTAAGCAGAACTACCAGTTCATCCGTTTACCCCTGGCCGAATTAATCTACCTGGAAGCTGACGCCAGTTATACGACCTTAGTGACAACCACCCGGAAGTATGTGCTACGCCTAACCCTGCATGCCTTGTTAAAGCGGCTCTCCTGGCCTTCGCTTGTGCGCGTACACCGCTCCTATGCCGTCAACGTAAACCGGATTGATTTTTTCAGTAGTGATGAGGTTAATCTGTGCGGGCAGAGTATCCCCCTGGGCCGCTCGTACAAAGACGAGTTTTTACAACAATTCATGGTTCGCTGA
- a CDS encoding Uma2 family endonuclease → MPTHLQTVDEFEQWERQHPHEGSYEFVRGRIIPKPAMKQDEFYIADFLRRQFIKTQLFQSGHTLMPEGDSYVDGARKRVPDLLYVTANQHQAIRRGERVNTLFAIEILSDSESYEDVLDKLQDYFDGGTQLVWYIAPKRQKIFAYTSPDESKAYKGQDIISAAPVVPELQFAVADMFAQ, encoded by the coding sequence ATGCCTACCCACCTGCAGACAGTTGATGAGTTTGAGCAGTGGGAGCGTCAGCACCCGCACGAAGGGAGTTATGAATTTGTGCGGGGCCGCATCATTCCTAAACCCGCCATGAAACAAGATGAATTTTACATCGCCGATTTTTTAAGAAGACAATTCATCAAAACGCAGCTCTTTCAATCAGGGCATACATTGATGCCTGAAGGCGATTCATACGTGGACGGTGCCAGGAAGCGCGTGCCTGACTTACTGTATGTCACTGCTAATCAGCATCAGGCAATTCGTCGGGGTGAGCGGGTAAACACGTTATTTGCGATTGAAATTCTATCTGATTCCGAATCGTACGAGGACGTGCTGGATAAGCTACAGGATTACTTCGACGGTGGCACCCAACTGGTCTGGTATATCGCTCCCAAACGGCAGAAAATCTTTGCCTACACCTCACCCGACGAATCAAAAGCCTACAAAGGCCAGGATATAATTTCGGCCGCTCCCGTTGTGCCCGAGTTGCAATTTGCCGTGGCTGATATGTTCGCTCAATAG
- a CDS encoding SLC5 family protein, whose protein sequence is MLSQLQTIDIVVLVLMLAIMPSAGIIIALRKKTAEDYFLAGRNIRWWAVAGSVFGTNVSSFHLIGMLGIGYSIGFVQAHYEIVFPAILLLCFVFLTSYRRLDVFTLSQYLEVRYNDKARLLYTILLILIILVQLVGAFYVGSITLQWLFGGTGFDMSYATGLLLIGLITCSYTIWGGMESIVVTDTIQTIMMLAAGTAVAYFTLSQPEIGGFTGLLHLDAAQPRELQKMHLYLPSNHPNLPWTGVFTGLLLQHCFNFSTNQFLVQRVLAANSDSDARKGIIASGFLKLTIPFFSISAGVAAYYLFQSRLAATVGGGMDFNSDNAFLKLVETVIPHGTGLVGMILAGLTAATFSSVDSMMNAATTLLTVDVYQKYVNPKATDKQIVRFGRLMILVMVVASIGLALWTYTPDRTNNFMLKVSAQLSYFTPGIMVAFFVGVLWRGASARAAVVAMAAAPFYGLLTEFIYNSFLGTNPDVASVFGEKLNFMHRVFLTFLLTLTTLISLSRTVFPNLRPEGFERLRVDINAGQLARVVGLFLLVQAVFIGLVFLGGFSPQSVAIWAALATFGLFLKSERVNRDAEPERKGEATVRSSLTVHHSSFNNDLLWAGLLTSVSVGVLYYFA, encoded by the coding sequence ATGTTAAGCCAACTTCAAACCATCGATATTGTTGTTCTTGTGTTGATGCTGGCGATTATGCCATCGGCCGGGATTATTATTGCCCTACGGAAAAAGACCGCTGAAGACTACTTTCTGGCGGGCCGGAACATTCGCTGGTGGGCCGTGGCCGGATCGGTGTTTGGGACGAACGTCAGTTCGTTTCACCTGATCGGGATGCTGGGCATCGGCTATTCGATTGGGTTCGTGCAGGCGCATTACGAGATTGTGTTTCCGGCCATTCTGCTGCTGTGCTTTGTGTTCCTGACATCCTACCGTCGACTGGACGTGTTCACGCTGTCGCAGTACCTCGAAGTTCGCTACAACGACAAAGCGCGGCTGCTCTATACCATTCTGCTGATCCTGATCATTCTGGTGCAGCTGGTTGGCGCGTTTTACGTCGGCAGCATCACCCTCCAATGGCTGTTTGGGGGAACCGGTTTTGATATGTCCTATGCGACCGGCCTGCTGCTGATTGGCCTGATTACCTGCTCCTATACGATCTGGGGCGGCATGGAGTCCATCGTCGTGACCGATACCATCCAGACCATTATGATGCTCGCGGCCGGTACGGCCGTTGCCTATTTTACCTTGAGTCAGCCCGAAATCGGCGGCTTTACGGGACTCCTGCACCTCGACGCGGCTCAACCCCGCGAGTTGCAGAAAATGCACCTCTACCTGCCCAGCAATCATCCGAACCTGCCGTGGACGGGTGTCTTTACGGGTCTGCTGCTGCAACACTGCTTTAACTTCTCAACCAACCAGTTTCTGGTGCAGCGCGTCCTGGCCGCTAACTCCGACAGCGACGCTCGTAAAGGCATTATTGCCAGCGGCTTTCTGAAATTGACCATTCCGTTTTTCAGCATCTCGGCCGGTGTCGCTGCGTACTACCTCTTCCAGAGTCGCTTAGCGGCTACCGTTGGCGGGGGCATGGACTTCAACTCCGACAATGCGTTTCTGAAACTGGTCGAAACTGTGATTCCGCACGGAACGGGCTTGGTCGGGATGATTCTGGCGGGACTCACGGCCGCTACGTTCTCGTCGGTCGATTCGATGATGAACGCAGCTACGACCTTGCTGACAGTCGATGTGTACCAAAAATACGTCAACCCGAAGGCTACTGACAAACAGATCGTGCGCTTCGGCCGGCTGATGATTCTGGTGATGGTCGTGGCCAGTATCGGCCTCGCGCTATGGACGTATACACCCGACCGCACCAACAACTTCATGCTGAAAGTCTCGGCGCAGCTGTCCTACTTTACGCCGGGCATCATGGTCGCTTTTTTTGTAGGCGTCCTCTGGCGGGGCGCATCGGCGCGGGCGGCTGTCGTCGCCATGGCTGCGGCTCCGTTCTACGGTCTGCTGACCGAGTTCATCTACAACAGTTTCCTCGGTACAAACCCAGACGTAGCGTCCGTATTTGGCGAGAAGCTCAACTTCATGCACCGCGTGTTTCTGACGTTTCTGCTAACCCTGACGACGCTCATCTCGCTTAGCCGAACCGTCTTCCCGAACCTCCGGCCCGAAGGCTTCGAGCGGTTGCGCGTCGACATTAATGCGGGGCAATTAGCCCGGGTCGTTGGCTTATTCCTGCTGGTGCAGGCCGTATTTATCGGGCTGGTTTTTCTGGGAGGCTTCTCCCCCCAAAGCGTCGCCATCTGGGCGGCTTTAGCTACGTTCGGACTTTTCCTAAAGAGTGAAAGGGTGAATCGGGACGCCGAACCGGAGCGAAAGGGCGAAGCTACAGTACGTTCATCGCTTACCGTTCATCATTCATCATTCAATAATGACCTTCTCTGGGCTGGTCTGCTAACATCCGTCAGCGTAGGGGTGTTGTATTATTTTGCGTAG
- the recO gene encoding DNA repair protein RecO — MLQKTRGIALSYIRYRETSIIARVYTEEFGLQNYIINSVRTAKSKNNRIALFQPLTLLDMVVYYKDDRDLSRLSEVKTSHPFQSLPFDVAKSTMAMFVMELLNKVLKEEAGNPILFRFLVDSVLFLEEARTNYENFHLAFLLKLSFFLGFGPESAREFESQLRENAYPFLPDNEMETALNTLLRQPIGTPIKLARAARNELLDALVAYYQIHIDTIGEVKSLPVLREVLG; from the coding sequence ATGCTGCAAAAAACCCGGGGCATCGCGCTCAGCTATATCCGTTACCGCGAAACATCGATCATTGCCCGCGTTTATACCGAAGAATTTGGCCTGCAGAACTACATTATCAATAGCGTTCGCACGGCCAAAAGCAAAAACAACCGCATCGCGCTGTTTCAGCCGCTGACGCTGCTCGATATGGTGGTGTATTACAAAGACGACCGCGATCTGAGCCGACTGTCGGAGGTCAAAACAAGCCACCCCTTTCAGAGCCTGCCGTTCGACGTTGCCAAGTCGACGATGGCGATGTTCGTCATGGAGTTACTCAACAAGGTGCTGAAAGAAGAAGCTGGCAACCCGATTTTGTTCCGGTTTCTGGTCGATTCGGTGCTGTTTCTGGAGGAAGCAAGAACGAATTATGAAAACTTTCACCTCGCGTTTCTGCTGAAGCTGTCGTTCTTCCTAGGCTTTGGTCCGGAGTCGGCCCGCGAATTTGAGAGTCAGCTTCGTGAGAACGCCTATCCCTTCCTGCCCGACAATGAAATGGAGACGGCCCTGAACACCCTGTTACGTCAGCCCATCGGCACGCCTATCAAGCTGGCCCGCGCGGCCCGTAACGAGCTGCTCGACGCGCTGGTAGCCTACTACCAGATTCACATCGACACCATCGGCGAAGTAAAATCGCTGCCTGTTCTGCGCGAAGTATTGGGATAG
- a CDS encoding YrdB family protein produces the protein MTIIKLINQVLAFSLELCMLYMLGAFGYQTGRSIGWKYALAIGLPLIAIVLWGYFAAPKSDHRLPFPYLTVFKLAMFSTTAFLWFKAGHQTPAGIFMAFVLLSEVIALWLKQ, from the coding sequence ATGACAATCATAAAGCTGATTAATCAGGTGCTGGCCTTTTCGCTGGAGCTGTGCATGCTCTACATGCTGGGTGCTTTCGGCTATCAGACCGGTAGGAGCATAGGTTGGAAATATGCGCTGGCTATTGGACTACCGCTCATCGCTATCGTCTTATGGGGATATTTTGCTGCGCCAAAGTCAGATCATCGCCTTCCGTTTCCCTACCTGACTGTATTCAAACTGGCAATGTTTAGCACTACCGCTTTCCTATGGTTTAAAGCGGGCCATCAAACGCCGGCCGGTATATTTATGGCGTTTGTACTACTAAGCGAAGTCATCGCTTTGTGGCTTAAGCAGTAG